A portion of the Oncorhynchus gorbuscha isolate QuinsamMale2020 ecotype Even-year linkage group LG19, OgorEven_v1.0, whole genome shotgun sequence genome contains these proteins:
- the sybu gene encoding syntabulin isoform X4 has product MVLSNGKRCYSGSEADFSSSSSTGSLKRGGSLAHSSTGKKISSRSRGAHIRGLPVFKLAGIPSASRDAELYAPYRTVPSSTTNSSSNSSPTVPSRRMTPRRYHSCGDNHGIRPPNPEQYLTPLQQKEVAIRHLRSKLREVENTVHDRESEIENLKSQLGRMREDWIEEECHRVEAQLALKEARKEIKQLRQVVETMKSSLMEKDKGIQKYFVDINIQNRKLESLLHSMEMAQSGSTLQDEPTMDFICGDSDSPVNDQQGEVGDQAVEEMADSGLLVNYNLEHVLMSTAVDSSHDSSGKLRCHPEAGPGVSTLLHSLEEKVTPLPPPPSNTFCCSTLPFPAPEDKAVQTEVVSFPPDLHTLLLQLLKLHGGAVGDALLPASTSLLEIPALQGPASAPIPTSPNQSTLSLPSPSQPTPVLPVSPDMSSDSGLCCSDPEVIVSMRFMEELDFEVSSEEPCRAPEMDVVNKRYWSSSFLVDLVAVAVPVLPTVAWLYSRHGVDGAAPVYNIAALIRGCCMMGLHSLRHVTHHHGADV; this is encoded by the exons TCGGGGTGCCCACATCAGGGGCCTCCCTGTGTTCAAGCTGGCAGGGATCCCCTCAGCATCCCGTGATGCAGAGCTCTATGCCCCGTACAGGACAGttccctcatccaccaccaacagcagcagcaactcTAGCCCCACGGTACCCTCCAG AAGGATGACCCCCAGAAGATACCACTCCTGTGGGGACAACCATGGCATCAGACCCCCCAATCCAGAGCAGTACCTCACCCCCCTGCAACAGAAGGAGGTGGCCATCCGCCACCTGAGGAGCAAGCTGAGGGAGGTGGAGAACACAGTCCACGACAG gGAGTCTGAGATTGAGAATCTCAAATCCCAGCTGGGACGGATGAGGGAGGACTGGATCGAGGAGGAGTGCCACCGCGTCGAGGCACAGCTGGCCCTAAAGGAGGCACGAAAGGAGATAAAGCAGCTCCGGCAGGTTGTGGAGACCATGAAGAGCAGCCTGATGGAGAAGGACAAGGGCATCCAGAAGTACTTTGTCGACATCAACATCCAGAACCGCAAGCTGGAGTCCCTGCTGCACAGCATGGAGATGGCCCAGAGCGGCTCCACGCTGCAAGACGAGCCAACCATGGACTTCATCTGTGGCGACTCCGACTCCCCTGTCaacgaccagcagggggaggtGGGTGACCAGGCGGTGGAGGAGATGGCGGACAGTGGGCTGCTGGTCAACTACAACCTGGAGCACGTGCTCATGTCCACGGCGGTGGACTCTAGCCACGACTCTAGCGGTAAGCTGCGCTGCCACCCAGAGGCTGGTCCAGGGGTGTCCACTCTACTCCACagtctggaggagaaggtcacACCACTGcctccaccaccctccaacacGTTCTGCTGCAGCACACTCCCCTTCCCTGCTCCAGAGGACAAGGCCGTTCAGACCGAGGTGGTGTCCTTCCCTCCTGACCTGCACACCCTCCTGCTGCAGCTGCTGAAGCTCCATGGTGGTGCAGTTGGAGATGCTCTCCTCCCAGCTTCTACCAGCCTCCTAGAAATCCCAGCACTGCAGGGCCCAGCCTCGGCCCCTATCCCAACCAGCCCTAACCAGTCCACCTTAAGCCTGCCTAGCCCCAGCCAGCCCACACCAGTTTTGCCAGTGAGCCCTGACATGTCCAGTGATTCAGGCCTGTGTTGCTCAGACCCTGAGGTGATTGTCTCCATGCGCTTCATGGAGGAGCTGGATTTTGAGGTGAGCAGTGAGGAGCCCTGCAGGGCCCCCGAGATGGACGTGGTCAACAAACGCTATTGGAGCAGCAGCTTCCTTGTCGATCTTGTTGCTGTGGCCGTACCAGTGTTGCCCACGGTGGCCTGGCTGTATTCCCGGCATGGCGTGGATGGGGCGGCGCCAGTCTACAACATCGCAGCACTGATCCGTGGCTGTTGCATGATGGGCTTGCACTCTCTCCGTCATGTCACTCATCATCATGGGGCAGATGTGTAA